The Polyangiaceae bacterium genome includes a region encoding these proteins:
- the tgt gene encoding tRNA guanosine(34) transglycosylase Tgt, whose amino-acid sequence MSAPIRFELERTDGNARAGTLHTRHGPVPTPAFMPVGTQASVKALSPDEVAATGARLTIMNTYHLWLRPGPEVVAAHGGLHGFSRWPHAIATDSGGFQAFSLAARVKLGEDGFEFSSHLDGARKLLSPEESMRVQGLLGSDIAMQLDVCPPGGSPRPELLRAVERTTRWAERCLAARAPEQALFGIVQGGTDVELRLEHAEALAKLPLDGLALGGFSVGEPPAEMHRALCQVAPRLDPTRPHYLMGVGTPLDLVIAIGAGVDVFDCVMPTRNARNGQAFVGGGKIVIKQAQYRLDTRPLDESCPCPTCRGGFSRAYLRHLYLAGEILVHRLLTLHNLCFYESLVAEARSAIVEQRFERFAAERLAVFRLAGAARTGEHPGP is encoded by the coding sequence ATGAGCGCGCCCATCCGCTTCGAGCTCGAGCGGACCGACGGCAACGCGCGGGCCGGCACCCTGCACACGCGCCACGGGCCGGTGCCGACCCCAGCGTTCATGCCCGTCGGCACGCAAGCCAGCGTCAAGGCGCTCTCCCCCGACGAGGTCGCCGCGACCGGCGCGCGCTTGACCATCATGAACACCTACCACCTGTGGCTACGCCCCGGTCCCGAAGTGGTCGCGGCGCACGGCGGGCTGCACGGGTTCTCGCGCTGGCCCCACGCCATCGCCACCGACTCCGGCGGCTTCCAGGCCTTCTCCCTGGCCGCCCGCGTGAAGCTCGGCGAGGACGGCTTCGAGTTCTCGTCTCACCTGGACGGCGCTCGCAAGCTGCTCTCCCCGGAGGAGAGCATGCGCGTGCAGGGGCTGCTCGGCTCGGACATCGCGATGCAGCTCGACGTGTGCCCGCCCGGCGGCTCGCCGAGACCCGAGCTCCTCCGGGCCGTGGAGCGCACGACGCGCTGGGCCGAGCGCTGTCTCGCTGCCCGCGCGCCCGAGCAAGCGCTGTTCGGCATCGTGCAAGGAGGCACCGACGTCGAGCTGCGCCTCGAGCACGCCGAGGCATTGGCCAAGCTCCCCCTCGACGGGCTCGCTCTCGGCGGCTTCAGCGTGGGCGAGCCGCCGGCGGAGATGCACCGGGCGCTCTGCCAGGTCGCCCCGCGGCTCGACCCGACGCGCCCCCACTACTTGATGGGCGTGGGCACGCCGCTCGACTTGGTGATCGCCATCGGCGCCGGCGTGGACGTGTTCGACTGCGTGATGCCGACGCGCAACGCGCGCAACGGTCAAGCCTTCGTCGGCGGCGGCAAGATCGTGATCAAACAGGCCCAGTACCGCCTGGACACGCGACCGCTCGACGAGAGCTGCCCCTGCCCGACCTGCCGCGGCGGCTTCAGCCGGGCCTACCTCCGGCACCTGTACCTGGCGGGAGAGATCCTGGTGCACCGCCTGCTGACGCTGCACAACCTCTGCTTCTACGAGTCGCTCGTGGCCGAGGCCCGCTCGGCCATCGTCGAGCAGCGCTTCGAGCGCTTCGCCGCCGAGCGGCTCGCCGTGTTCCGGCTTGCCGGCGCGGCACGGACCGGGGAACATCCGGGACCATGA
- the queA gene encoding tRNA preQ1(34) S-adenosylmethionine ribosyltransferase-isomerase QueA has protein sequence MRTALLDYELPEELIAVRPPAERDSGRLLVVDGEDLRHQALAELPDLVPAGALLVLNDTRVFRARLVGTRPGGGRAELLLLRRRSDPGPVETWTALGKPQKRLRQGALLAFGELSARVLSHLPDAELELELTAPESVELSLERVGRIPIPPYLGREDEPADAVRYQTVFARETGSVAAPTAGLHLTPELLSRIQARGVELAHVTLHVGPGTFKPVSVDDLADHAMHAEEVQVSPAVVGAVERARARRAPVVAIGTTVVRALESAKDPERPGRVRALSGDTRLLIQPGYRFGVVDALLTNFHMPRSTLLALVAAFAGLDATLAAYREAVSQRYRFLSYGDAMWIPRRSERDA, from the coding sequence GTGCGCACCGCGCTCCTGGACTACGAGCTGCCGGAAGAGCTCATCGCCGTGCGCCCGCCCGCGGAGCGGGACAGCGGTCGGCTGCTCGTCGTGGACGGCGAAGACCTGCGCCACCAGGCGCTCGCCGAGCTCCCAGACCTCGTGCCCGCCGGTGCGCTGCTGGTGCTGAACGACACCCGGGTATTTCGCGCGCGCCTCGTGGGCACGCGCCCGGGCGGCGGGCGCGCCGAGCTCCTGTTGCTGCGACGGCGGAGCGATCCGGGCCCTGTCGAGACCTGGACCGCCCTCGGCAAGCCGCAGAAGCGCCTGCGCCAAGGCGCCCTGCTCGCGTTCGGGGAGCTCAGCGCGCGGGTCCTCTCCCACCTCCCGGACGCCGAGCTCGAGCTCGAGCTCACGGCGCCCGAGTCGGTCGAGCTGTCTCTGGAGCGCGTCGGCCGGATCCCGATCCCACCCTACCTCGGTCGCGAAGACGAGCCCGCCGACGCGGTTCGCTACCAGACCGTGTTCGCGCGTGAGACGGGGTCGGTGGCGGCGCCCACCGCCGGCCTGCACCTGACGCCCGAGCTCTTGTCGCGCATCCAGGCCCGGGGCGTGGAGCTCGCGCACGTCACCTTGCACGTGGGTCCGGGCACCTTCAAGCCAGTGAGCGTCGACGACCTCGCCGACCACGCCATGCACGCCGAGGAGGTGCAGGTCTCCCCTGCGGTGGTCGGCGCGGTGGAGCGCGCGCGGGCCCGCAGGGCACCGGTCGTGGCCATCGGAACCACGGTGGTGCGCGCGCTCGAGAGCGCGAAGGACCCGGAGCGCCCAGGACGAGTGCGCGCGCTGTCGGGCGACACCCGGCTGCTCATCCAGCCCGGCTACCGCTTCGGCGTGGTGGACGCGCTGCTCACCAACTTCCACATGCCGAGGAGCACCCTGCTGGCGCTGGTCGCCGCCTTCGCCGGCCTCGACGCCACGCTGGCGGCGTATCGCGAAGCCGTCTCGCAGCGCTACCGGTTCCTGTCGTACGGTGACGCGATGTGGATCCCACGCCGCTCGGAGCGCGACGCATGA
- a CDS encoding sigma-54-dependent Fis family transcriptional regulator codes for MRTTLAMMLRGGGYEVDEASDGGQGRELGSTGAYDVVITDLRMGELDGIEVLRAIKEAQPMTEVIVMTAYGTIESAVEAMRLGAFDYIQKPFGEQELIVKVSKALESRRLHGQVQLFAQEFKERYHFENIIGRSQAIRDVMTRVTKIAPTDAIVLITGESGTGKELVARAVHANSKRADRPFVTVNCAAITETLLESELFGHARGAFTGAANARKGLFEEADGGTFFFDEIAETTLAFQAKLLRALQEGEIRRIGENRPIKVDLRVIAATNIDLASAVEERRFRQDLYYRLNVARFHLPPLRNRREDVPLLCEFFLDKYTRKMNKRAQLGEGVMEQLVSYDYPGNVRELENMVEQAVALASGGIITVDDIMPQSPKKQARASGQTLADIVDEAEREAVLQALRAADGSRERAAVALDISPTTLWRKMTRLGITYDTK; via the coding sequence ATGCGCACCACGCTGGCGATGATGCTGCGCGGTGGCGGGTACGAGGTCGACGAGGCCAGTGACGGTGGGCAAGGGCGCGAGCTCGGCTCGACGGGCGCGTACGACGTGGTGATCACCGACCTGCGCATGGGTGAGCTGGACGGCATCGAGGTGCTCCGGGCCATCAAGGAAGCCCAGCCGATGACCGAGGTCATCGTGATGACGGCGTACGGCACCATCGAGAGCGCCGTCGAAGCCATGCGCCTCGGCGCCTTCGACTACATCCAGAAGCCGTTCGGCGAGCAGGAGCTGATCGTAAAGGTCTCGAAGGCGCTCGAGAGCCGGCGCCTACACGGACAGGTCCAGCTGTTCGCGCAGGAGTTCAAGGAGCGCTACCACTTCGAGAACATCATCGGCCGCTCGCAGGCCATTCGCGACGTGATGACTCGGGTCACGAAGATCGCGCCGACCGACGCCATCGTCCTGATCACGGGCGAGAGCGGCACCGGCAAGGAGCTGGTGGCGCGGGCGGTGCACGCGAACAGCAAGCGGGCCGACCGACCCTTCGTCACCGTCAACTGCGCCGCCATCACCGAGACGTTGCTCGAGAGCGAGCTCTTCGGTCATGCTCGCGGGGCGTTCACCGGCGCGGCCAACGCGCGCAAGGGTCTGTTCGAAGAGGCGGACGGCGGCACGTTCTTCTTCGACGAAATCGCCGAGACCACCCTGGCCTTCCAGGCCAAGCTCCTGCGCGCGCTGCAGGAGGGCGAGATCCGCCGCATCGGCGAGAACCGCCCGATCAAGGTCGACCTGCGGGTGATCGCCGCGACCAACATCGACCTGGCCAGCGCGGTCGAGGAGCGCCGCTTCCGGCAGGATCTCTACTACCGCCTGAACGTCGCACGTTTTCACCTGCCTCCCTTGCGCAACCGGCGCGAGGACGTGCCGCTCTTGTGCGAGTTCTTCCTCGACAAGTACACGCGCAAGATGAACAAGCGCGCGCAGCTCGGCGAAGGAGTGATGGAGCAACTGGTCAGCTACGACTATCCGGGCAACGTGCGCGAGCTCGAGAACATGGTCGAGCAGGCCGTCGCCCTGGCCTCGGGCGGCATCATCACGGTGGACGACATCATGCCGCAGTCCCCCAAGAAGCAGGCGCGAGCCAGCGGCCAGACGCTCGCGGACATCGTCGACGAAGCCGAACGAGAAGCCGTGCTGCAGGCGCTGCGCGCCGCCGACGGCAGCCGCGAACGCGCCGCGGTGGCGCTCGACATCAGCCCGACCACGCTGTGGCGCAAGATGACCCGGCTCGGCATCACCTACGACACCAAGTGA